Proteins co-encoded in one Flavivirga eckloniae genomic window:
- a CDS encoding RHS repeat domain-containing protein, with product MKNKKIVWLIIVTVIISISTSWAQGSMISIGGEVAPVINTTETYYLSLAPNLTIIQGNWESPQGGQTISQTATSIKIKWTSPNGYVSYRATQTQVGSTNTGPMFASLLVYPVPPPAIPLAPTIGNFCDRNILTYATPPEDVEYFWHTDATDPNIGQDSNKTITLTTGNTIYLSARGIDSGLWSEVRTVNYAKASPTTWYSDADNDGLRDPTGTSVQECNKPLGNWTQSNIIDQCPNEPGSEQQNGCPTTGEVSEGFNTITSRGYDINGTLKAASKSYYNTLGKVIQSQALDIKTNRIWASDIKYDLQNRATLQTLSAPIREFNMFEYEGDFVKKIDNSNYTKTDYDNANNETPNPIGNTYGTLGWYYSSGNIDEDYQDITDYPFAKSIYSTLIPGKVLRTVGGEKINGEWKQTYTFSMRASNELSQTEAFGDSKYNHDNYKIIKTVHRDVHGNENVVFTDTDGKTLATARSGGTNTRSMSIEIGDRRYVDIHVPAGNNMGFTTSPGGSYAVYDLITENKVTPSESLPNGFYRVFGSGVVNYKENYYDYALNEYDLIGRLIASYQPLNKLKTEYKYNTLGQLTYTKSPDEGEAWFKYRRDGQIRFSQNSKQLANTEFSYTNYDGLGRPIESGVFNEGAITFTNADSIIENIDNPATTADEDGLPDTNCSEQQFTTYDALNNADLTTLGAIHNSYSTPTFLAGNVAKTSNGNTTTYYSYDVYGRVKWIVQEIPILGTKTIDYKYDPITGAVLEVDYQRYATTSNDRFIHRYNYDPIDNSLIKVETSADGGNTYTTNAEYKYYETGALKRTEIAPLNGTALQGIDYVYNLNGQLKSINHPSLEQSKDPGGDSNDLFGMMVDYHSTDYNRTQRSNIETTTFGQDQYNGNIKGIRWNSSYQKLSGGKERVYDYRYNKNNWLTDAYYGKYSTPQSTNAKENETYAEIVSSGATLNLEATNSITLLPGFHAQNGSVVTTKIIDVGGFLGTNGDYDVTGITYDANGNIQALKRNKNTVGNNNSMDNLSYNYYSGKPNQLKRVDDAAGDVSGAEDIGDQVGDSSGENYKYNSIGQLEENVDEKIKYFYNASGLVTEIHKNNVPLVKFFYNDKGHRVKKEIYTAGSLTRTDYYVRDATGTTLAIYEGANVKEYTIYGASRLGVYNKADDSSVYQLTDHLGNVRAVVQRSGNDAVAMVATDYYPFGMPMPNRNVEGNYRYKYQGQEKDPETGKEAFELRLWDSRIGRWLTTDPYGQFYSPYLGMGNNPISFRDPDGGFVCDDCPEGIFADGTEHISADGGTYVYDAEIGRWSDGAAITFNVKYTGEKKHYQELGAALLMRGAVINSTAAAVDGHLPFMDAAALISEGLVLTTYGYFAIQTFTHSDYEVSTTTKDTELPSILLYRGVHAKHPGYASALMGVATPFALGPVGHNDPALHNSEDIGNNHSIFTSWTTLKQIANYHATKHGPGGLILTKRFRINQLVPSPDIFDEGEWLVPGVVTGASVSLPSR from the coding sequence ATGAAAAATAAAAAAATCGTTTGGTTAATCATTGTAACTGTAATAATATCGATATCTACCTCTTGGGCTCAAGGTTCTATGATTAGTATTGGTGGGGAGGTAGCTCCTGTTATTAACACCACAGAGACTTACTATCTTTCACTTGCGCCCAACCTTACTATAATTCAAGGGAATTGGGAATCACCTCAAGGAGGTCAAACTATTAGTCAAACAGCGACTAGTATAAAAATTAAATGGACAAGTCCAAATGGATATGTCTCATATAGAGCAACTCAAACTCAGGTGGGATCAACAAATACTGGACCTATGTTCGCATCATTACTCGTATACCCCGTACCACCTCCTGCTATTCCTTTAGCTCCTACAATTGGAAATTTTTGTGATCGCAATATCCTTACTTATGCTACTCCACCTGAAGACGTAGAATACTTTTGGCATACGGATGCTACTGACCCGAATATCGGGCAAGATTCAAATAAAACCATCACCCTTACTACAGGAAATACTATATATTTATCTGCAAGAGGAATCGATTCAGGGCTTTGGAGTGAAGTAAGAACAGTTAACTACGCTAAAGCTTCTCCTACTACCTGGTATTCAGATGCAGATAATGATGGTCTTAGAGATCCGACAGGAACATCTGTCCAAGAATGCAATAAACCCCTAGGTAATTGGACTCAAAGTAACATAATAGATCAATGCCCAAACGAACCCGGATCCGAACAACAGAATGGATGTCCTACAACGGGTGAAGTTTCTGAAGGATTCAATACCATTACTTCTCGAGGCTATGATATAAATGGTACTTTAAAAGCAGCATCTAAAAGTTACTACAACACTTTAGGGAAAGTAATACAATCTCAAGCTTTAGATATTAAAACCAATAGAATTTGGGCATCAGATATAAAATATGATTTGCAGAACAGAGCTACTTTACAAACGCTTTCCGCACCTATACGAGAATTTAATATGTTTGAGTATGAAGGTGATTTTGTAAAAAAAATAGATAATTCTAATTATACTAAAACCGACTATGATAATGCTAATAATGAAACCCCAAATCCAATAGGTAATACTTATGGTACATTGGGTTGGTACTATAGCTCGGGCAATATTGATGAAGATTACCAAGATATTACAGATTATCCTTTTGCAAAAAGTATTTATAGCACGTTAATACCGGGTAAAGTATTGAGAACCGTTGGCGGAGAAAAAATAAACGGAGAATGGAAACAAACATATACGTTTTCAATGCGAGCATCAAACGAATTATCCCAGACGGAAGCTTTTGGAGACAGTAAGTATAATCATGACAATTATAAAATTATAAAAACCGTACATAGAGATGTTCATGGTAACGAAAATGTTGTATTTACAGATACCGATGGAAAAACTTTAGCAACGGCTCGTAGCGGTGGAACAAACACAAGGTCAATGTCTATTGAAATAGGAGACCGAAGGTATGTTGATATTCATGTGCCTGCAGGAAATAATATGGGCTTTACTACTTCTCCAGGAGGGAGCTATGCTGTTTACGACCTTATTACAGAGAACAAAGTAACCCCATCGGAAAGCCTTCCTAATGGGTTTTATCGTGTGTTTGGGTCTGGCGTGGTAAATTATAAAGAGAACTATTATGATTATGCACTCAATGAATATGATTTAATTGGTAGATTAATTGCCTCATATCAGCCTCTAAATAAACTAAAAACCGAATATAAATATAATACATTGGGTCAGCTTACCTATACAAAAAGTCCAGATGAAGGAGAAGCATGGTTTAAATATAGAAGGGATGGGCAAATACGTTTTTCGCAAAACTCGAAGCAGTTAGCTAATACCGAGTTTTCTTATACAAATTATGATGGCTTAGGCAGACCCATAGAAAGTGGTGTGTTTAACGAAGGAGCTATTACTTTCACAAATGCGGATAGTATTATAGAAAATATAGATAATCCGGCAACAACAGCAGATGAAGATGGTTTACCAGACACTAATTGCAGTGAACAACAATTTACGACTTATGATGCTTTGAACAATGCAGACCTTACTACTTTAGGAGCTATTCATAATAGCTATAGTACCCCTACTTTTTTAGCAGGCAATGTAGCAAAAACATCTAATGGCAATACAACAACCTATTACAGTTACGATGTCTATGGGCGTGTTAAGTGGATTGTGCAAGAGATTCCTATTTTAGGAACAAAGACTATCGATTATAAATACGACCCAATTACTGGAGCTGTATTAGAGGTTGATTATCAGCGCTATGCAACAACTTCCAACGACCGTTTTATACACCGTTATAATTACGACCCTATTGACAATAGTCTTATAAAAGTAGAAACATCTGCAGATGGCGGTAATACTTACACAACCAATGCCGAATACAAATATTATGAAACAGGTGCTTTAAAACGTACAGAAATTGCACCTTTAAATGGAACTGCTTTACAAGGTATAGATTATGTGTATAACCTAAACGGTCAATTAAAAAGTATTAATCACCCCAGTTTAGAGCAAAGTAAAGACCCGGGAGGAGATAGTAATGATCTCTTTGGTATGATGGTAGATTATCATAGTACAGATTATAACAGAACTCAAAGAAGTAATATAGAAACTACCACTTTTGGGCAAGATCAATATAATGGTAATATAAAAGGCATTCGTTGGAATAGTAGCTACCAAAAGTTGAGTGGCGGTAAAGAACGGGTTTACGATTATAGATACAATAAAAATAATTGGTTAACCGATGCTTATTATGGTAAGTATAGTACCCCACAATCAACTAATGCTAAAGAAAATGAAACATATGCAGAAATAGTTTCTAGTGGAGCTACACTTAATTTAGAAGCGACCAATAGTATTACTTTATTACCTGGTTTTCATGCACAAAATGGTAGTGTTGTAACTACTAAAATTATAGATGTAGGCGGTTTTTTAGGCACAAATGGTGATTATGATGTTACTGGTATTACCTACGATGCTAATGGAAATATACAAGCCCTGAAGCGAAATAAGAATACGGTTGGTAACAATAATAGCATGGATAACTTAAGCTATAATTATTACTCTGGTAAACCTAACCAATTAAAACGTGTTGATGATGCCGCTGGAGATGTTTCTGGTGCTGAAGACATAGGAGATCAAGTTGGAGACTCCTCTGGAGAGAACTATAAATATAACAGTATTGGTCAATTAGAAGAAAATGTTGATGAAAAGATAAAGTACTTTTATAATGCCAGTGGTCTGGTTACAGAAATACATAAAAATAATGTACCTTTGGTTAAGTTCTTTTATAACGATAAAGGACACCGTGTAAAAAAGGAAATTTACACAGCAGGCTCATTGACAAGAACAGATTATTATGTACGCGATGCAACAGGTACAACCCTAGCTATTTACGAAGGTGCAAATGTAAAAGAATATACTATTTATGGAGCAAGCCGTTTAGGTGTTTATAATAAAGCTGATGATTCTAGTGTTTATCAACTTACAGATCATTTAGGAAATGTAAGAGCGGTGGTACAGAGATCGGGTAATGATGCGGTGGCAATGGTTGCTACAGATTATTATCCTTTTGGGATGCCGATGCCTAATAGGAATGTTGAAGGGAATTACAGGTATAAATACCAAGGCCAAGAAAAAGACCCAGAAACAGGGAAAGAAGCGTTTGAGCTAAGGCTCTGGGATAGTAGGATTGGAAGGTGGCTTACTACTGACCCTTATGGGCAGTTCTATAGCCCCTATTTAGGAATGGGAAATAACCCAATTAGTTTTAGAGACCCTGATGGTGGATTTGTTTGCGATGACTGTCCTGAAGGAATCTTTGCTGATGGAACAGAACATATTAGTGCAGATGGAGGCACATACGTTTATGATGCTGAAATAGGTAGGTGGAGTGATGGAGCAGCGATAACCTTTAATGTTAAGTATACAGGAGAAAAGAAACATTACCAAGAATTAGGAGCTGCTCTTCTTATGAGAGGGGCAGTTATAAATAGTACTGCTGCCGCTGTTGATGGACATCTACCTTTTATGGATGCGGCTGCATTAATATCTGAAGGATTAGTACTAACCACATATGGTTATTTTGCTATTCAAACTTTTACACATTCTGACTATGAGGTTAGTACTACTACAAAAGATACTGAGCTTCCGTCAATTTTACTATATAGAGGGGTACATGCTAAACACCCTGGCTATGCGAGTGCTTTGATGGGTGTTGCAACACCGTTTGCTTTAGGTCCTGTAGGGCATAATGATCCTGCACTACATAATTCTGAGGATATAGGTAATAATCATAGTATTTTTACTTCATGGACAACTTTAAAACAAATAGCAAATTACCATGCTACTAAACATGGCCCAGGGGGATTAATTTTAACAAAGAGATTTAGAATTAATCAGTTAGTCCCCTCTCCTGACATCTTTGATGAAGGAGAATGGCTTGTTCCCGGGGTAGTAACCGGTGCAAGTGTGAGTCTGCCTTCTAGATAA